The following coding sequences are from one Haliotis asinina isolate JCU_RB_2024 chromosome 3, JCU_Hal_asi_v2, whole genome shotgun sequence window:
- the LOC137278092 gene encoding ARL14 effector protein-like, producing the protein MESMMANKMKPSNEHLSRVQENASINGKQGLQTTNEKKGNNSSRIEPRRSSRLEIAGVKSVECELKKLSFENPGKFMEDFHPESSGREMRKMNRKFYRENVRKNQLYDEAGILLENNKDLCDCLDVHCPGCHFPCPKCGSEKCGTDCRCNRKWTYEHINVEGTNILFKWPT; encoded by the exons ATGGAATCAATGATGGCCAACAAAATGAAGCCATCAAATGAACATTTGTCTCGTGTACAGGAAAATGCATCCATAAACGGCAAACAAGGCTTGCAGACAACAAATGAAAagaagggaaacaactcttctCGTATTGAACCAAGAAGGTCCTCCCGTCTAGAAATCGCGGGAGTAAAA AGTGTTGAATGTGAATTGAAGAAACTATCATTTGAAAACCCAGGAAAGTTCATGGAAGACTTTCACCCTGAAAGTAGTGGGAGAGAGATGAGGAAGATGAACAGGAAATTCTACAGAGAAAA TGTGAGGAAAAACCAGCTGTATGATGAAGCTGGGATTTTACTAGAAAACAACAAGGATTTGTGTGACTGCTTGGACGTCCACTGCCCTGGGTGTCATTTCCCATGCCCAAAGTGTGGATCAGAGAAATGTGGAACTGACTGTCGTTGTAACAGAAAATGGACGTATGAACACATCAATGT